In Bacillus toyonensis BCT-7112, a single window of DNA contains:
- a CDS encoding response regulator, with amino-acid sequence MIKVLLVDDHEMVRMGVSAYLSTQPDIEVVGEAENGRKGSELALQLRPDIILMDLVMDEMDGVEATRAIIQEWPEAKIVVVTSFLDDEKLYPVIEAGATSYLLKTSRASDIADAVRATYDGETVLEPKVTGKMMSRMRQKKEQPLHEELTERESEILLLIAEGKSNQEIADELFIALKTVKTHVSNILNKLNVSDRTQAVIYAFRHQLTK; translated from the coding sequence ATGATAAAAGTATTACTAGTTGATGATCATGAAATGGTTCGAATGGGAGTATCAGCATATTTATCAACGCAGCCAGATATTGAAGTAGTTGGTGAAGCTGAAAATGGAAGAAAAGGTTCAGAGCTAGCGTTGCAATTAAGACCAGATATTATTTTAATGGATCTTGTTATGGATGAAATGGACGGGGTTGAAGCGACACGTGCTATTATTCAAGAATGGCCAGAAGCGAAAATTGTAGTTGTAACGAGCTTTTTAGATGATGAAAAGCTATATCCTGTTATCGAGGCAGGAGCGACAAGTTATTTATTAAAAACATCCCGAGCAAGTGATATTGCAGACGCTGTAAGAGCTACTTATGATGGAGAAACGGTATTAGAGCCGAAAGTTACTGGCAAAATGATGTCTCGTATGCGCCAGAAAAAAGAACAACCTTTACATGAGGAGTTAACAGAAAGAGAGTCTGAAATTTTGTTATTAATTGCAGAGGGGAAAAGTAATCAAGAGATTGCAGATGAGTTATTTATTGCCCTCAAAACAGTAAAGACACATGTGAGTAACATATTAAATAAGCTAAATGTAAGTGATCGTACACAGGCGGTTATTTATGCATTTAGACATCAATTAACGAAATGA
- the brnQ3 gene encoding branched-chain amino acid transport system II carrier protein BrnQ3: MNTVSKKHIFFTGLMLFSLFFGAGNLIFPPMLGQNAGENFWPAMIGFLLTGVGLPLLTVIAISLSGNGMQQLASHVHPLFGIFFTVVVYIAIGPSMGIPRVANVAYEMGVSSFLPETIRSSSLTLFLYTVIFFAIVFWLSLNPSKLVDRIGNILTPILLLSIFLLFVKSVFTPLGQSGQAMQEYQTSPIFKGFMEGYLTMDTISALAFGIIVVNAIRSKGVNDRKTIAIATAKAGFIAATGLVLVYGALGWLGATSVSLGYAKNGGQLLTVIVQQLFGPYGLLLLSLIVTLACLTTCVGLVSACSQYFATLLTTFSYKAFASIICALGLLVANLGLTKIIAISVPILLVVYPIAIVLVLLSLLHKYFGGYRSVYVGALFGAAVVSVFDGLKQGGIPVSFITPYFEFIPLYNEGIGWLVPALAGALIGLTIAKLSGAKKVPLLTESSEAKAS; the protein is encoded by the coding sequence ATGAACACTGTATCAAAAAAACATATTTTTTTCACAGGTCTTATGCTATTTTCTTTATTTTTTGGGGCAGGTAATTTAATTTTCCCTCCCATGCTTGGACAAAATGCAGGTGAAAACTTTTGGCCTGCAATGATTGGATTTTTACTAACAGGAGTCGGCTTACCTTTATTAACTGTTATTGCAATTTCTTTATCAGGAAACGGTATGCAACAACTTGCAAGTCATGTTCACCCATTATTCGGAATTTTCTTTACCGTAGTTGTATATATTGCAATCGGTCCATCTATGGGGATTCCGCGCGTCGCTAACGTCGCCTACGAAATGGGTGTTAGTTCTTTCTTACCAGAAACAATTCGCTCTAGTAGCCTAACGTTATTTTTATACACAGTCATCTTCTTTGCTATCGTATTTTGGCTTAGTTTAAATCCATCTAAACTTGTTGACCGTATCGGAAATATATTAACACCTATTTTATTACTCTCTATTTTCTTATTGTTTGTTAAAAGTGTATTTACACCACTTGGGCAATCCGGACAAGCAATGCAAGAATATCAAACTTCCCCAATCTTCAAAGGTTTTATGGAAGGATATTTAACGATGGATACTATTTCAGCACTTGCATTTGGGATTATCGTTGTAAATGCCATTCGCTCTAAAGGTGTGAATGATCGTAAAACCATTGCCATTGCAACAGCAAAAGCAGGATTTATTGCTGCTACCGGACTCGTACTTGTATATGGCGCACTTGGCTGGCTCGGTGCGACTAGCGTCTCTCTCGGATACGCAAAAAATGGTGGACAGCTACTTACTGTTATCGTACAACAACTATTCGGTCCATATGGTCTTCTTCTATTGTCTCTTATCGTTACACTCGCTTGCTTAACGACATGCGTTGGACTCGTATCTGCATGCAGTCAATATTTCGCAACATTATTGACTACATTCTCATATAAAGCATTCGCGAGTATCATTTGCGCATTAGGGTTACTAGTTGCTAACTTAGGTTTAACAAAAATTATCGCCATCTCTGTTCCAATTCTACTTGTTGTATATCCAATTGCGATTGTACTCGTTCTCCTATCGTTACTACATAAATATTTCGGCGGTTATCGATCTGTTTATGTAGGTGCTTTATTCGGGGCAGCAGTTGTGAGCGTATTTGACGGATTAAAACAAGGCGGTATTCCAGTTTCATTTATCACACCCTATTTTGAATTTATCCCTTTATATAATGAAGGAATAGGCTGGCTAGTACCAGCATTAGCCGGAGCTCTTATCGGCCTTACTATCGCTAAGCTAAGCGGTGCGAAAAAAGTTCCCCTACTAACCGAATCCAGCGAAGCAAAAGCATCCTAA
- a CDS encoding DUF3992 domain-containing protein: protein MFLLTINNVSVIIKLLTVHTEGRMYMLVQTIFEMDKSKKLGDYVNALQALCEQYNVETDKIAIIEATEEYYLFLVKQEDCYDVVKVETVDTNIEYYTKAYKISSFNHTAYQM, encoded by the coding sequence ATCTTTTTATTGACGATAAATAATGTAAGCGTTATCATCAAGCTGTTAACAGTACATACAGAGGGGAGAATGTATATGTTAGTTCAAACTATATTCGAAATGGATAAGTCTAAAAAATTAGGGGACTATGTGAACGCATTACAAGCGCTTTGTGAACAATATAATGTTGAAACAGATAAAATTGCAATTATTGAGGCGACAGAAGAGTATTATTTATTTTTAGTAAAGCAAGAAGATTGCTATGATGTTGTCAAAGTAGAGACAGTTGATACAAATATTGAATATTATACGAAAGCGTATAAAATAAGCAGCTTTAATCATACTGCTTATCAAATGTAA